In one Microbulbifer pacificus genomic region, the following are encoded:
- the sohB gene encoding protease SohB, translated as MEFLSEYGLFLAKVVTIVVAFLVLLGVIVANRAHNRDRRPGHIAVNRLNDRYDDMKETLLEAVMDEADYNERRKQQERDKKAEAKAQAKKRKAELKAEAKAHKRKRKDTADNGAHEVKVPEQAEADAEAGGETVSIDSVSAGESGARKRLFVVHFDGDIKASALSNLREEITAILQVAQPEDEVVVCLESPGGMVANYGLAASQLARVRTAGVRLTIVVDKVAASGGYMMACVADRILAAPFAMLGSIGVVAQLPNFHRLLQRNDVDFELFTAGEYKRTVTMFGENTPEGKEKFQSDLDEIHTLFQHFVSEYRPQLDVTKVATGEVWFGQRALDLALVDELKTSDEYLTSRARDADLYQVEYKERQNIAKKIGFAAQSGVESAVVRLFSRLAAWRHQAQ; from the coding sequence GTGGAATTTCTTAGTGAGTACGGATTGTTTCTGGCTAAGGTTGTCACAATTGTGGTGGCTTTTCTGGTGTTGCTCGGTGTCATCGTGGCCAATCGCGCACATAACCGGGATCGTCGGCCCGGACATATTGCGGTCAACCGTCTGAATGATCGCTACGATGACATGAAAGAAACGCTGCTCGAAGCGGTGATGGACGAGGCCGACTACAACGAGCGTCGCAAACAACAGGAAAGAGACAAAAAAGCGGAAGCCAAGGCACAAGCCAAAAAGCGCAAGGCAGAATTGAAAGCCGAGGCCAAGGCACATAAAAGGAAGCGCAAGGATACCGCGGATAACGGCGCGCATGAGGTCAAGGTGCCGGAGCAGGCGGAAGCGGATGCCGAAGCCGGCGGTGAAACAGTATCCATAGATTCTGTTTCTGCGGGTGAGAGCGGCGCGCGTAAAAGGCTGTTCGTGGTGCATTTCGATGGCGATATTAAAGCCAGTGCACTGTCCAACTTGCGCGAGGAAATCACAGCGATTCTTCAGGTGGCGCAGCCTGAAGACGAAGTGGTGGTGTGTCTTGAAAGCCCGGGTGGCATGGTGGCGAACTATGGTCTCGCGGCGAGCCAGCTGGCGAGGGTGCGTACTGCCGGGGTGAGGTTGACCATCGTGGTTGACAAGGTGGCCGCCAGTGGCGGTTACATGATGGCCTGTGTGGCGGATAGGATACTCGCCGCGCCCTTTGCCATGCTTGGCTCTATTGGTGTGGTGGCGCAACTGCCGAATTTCCACCGTTTGCTGCAGCGGAACGATGTGGACTTTGAGCTGTTTACCGCAGGGGAGTATAAACGCACGGTCACCATGTTCGGAGAAAACACGCCGGAAGGAAAAGAAAAATTCCAGAGCGATCTCGATGAGATTCACACGCTGTTCCAGCATTTTGTTTCGGAGTATCGCCCGCAATTGGACGTGACCAAAGTGGCTACTGGCGAGGTCTGGTTTGGTCAGCGTGCGCTGGATCTCGCGCTGGTGGATGAGCTGAAAACCTCCGACGAGTATCTTACGTCCCGTGCGCGCGACGCGGACCTGTATCAGGTGGAATACAAAGAACGGCAGAATATTGCAAAAAAAATCGGTTTCGCCGCGCAGTCCGGAGTCGAGAGCGCTGTGGTGCGACTGTTTTCCCGCCTTGCAGCCTGGCGTCACCAGGCGCAGTAA
- a CDS encoding patatin-like phospholipase family protein gives MSVNIPPPSQGQHSHSAGALVLSGGGARAAYQVGVLKALAELTPDSEPHPFKIICGTSAGAVNSLLLASHPGTFKEAVARLCDLWSGLTVDRIYRSNWASLAGNILTITRSLFTHGVARHKPLALLDNRPLRDLVEEVIPFANIQRNIDEGRLRAVSVNAMSYHQGESVSFFQGCDELQEWRRFRRCGERTRLTADHLMASAAIPSLFPAVKLGDEYFGDGAVRQLAPISPALHLGASRVFVVGVSDNRSPVHWGKRRKVAKHPPSLAQIGGQLFNAAFIDSLEGDLEHLERVNLLLDSVDQKALEELAPLRAVESAVIEPSQSLDRIAGRKVRFLPPALRWLFRSTGATTSGGGASAASYLLFEKPYLGELMELGYQDAMWERDKLSEFLRPRTQLVEVQSKSLFGIRVKPATEASNGNSPS, from the coding sequence TTGTCGGTGAATATCCCGCCACCCTCGCAGGGTCAACATAGTCACAGCGCTGGCGCACTGGTACTTTCCGGTGGTGGCGCTCGTGCGGCCTATCAGGTGGGGGTGCTGAAGGCGCTGGCCGAGCTGACACCGGACTCTGAGCCGCACCCATTCAAAATCATCTGTGGCACTTCTGCCGGCGCGGTAAATTCCCTGTTACTTGCTAGCCATCCCGGTACATTCAAGGAGGCGGTGGCGCGCCTCTGTGACCTGTGGAGCGGTTTGACCGTTGACCGGATCTACCGGAGTAATTGGGCCAGCCTCGCGGGTAATATCCTCACCATCACCCGTTCCCTGTTCACTCATGGTGTGGCGCGCCACAAGCCTCTGGCGCTGTTGGACAACAGGCCGTTGCGGGATCTGGTAGAGGAGGTGATTCCATTCGCCAATATTCAACGCAACATCGACGAAGGGCGCCTGCGGGCGGTCAGTGTCAATGCCATGTCGTATCACCAGGGGGAGTCCGTCAGTTTTTTCCAGGGCTGTGATGAATTGCAGGAGTGGCGGCGATTTCGGCGGTGTGGGGAGCGGACCCGTCTTACGGCCGATCACCTGATGGCCTCGGCGGCCATTCCCTCGCTGTTTCCTGCGGTGAAGCTGGGTGATGAATACTTTGGTGATGGTGCCGTACGCCAGCTGGCACCTATAAGCCCTGCGTTGCACTTGGGGGCGAGTCGCGTATTTGTGGTAGGTGTGTCTGACAACCGCTCCCCGGTTCACTGGGGCAAGCGGCGCAAGGTGGCAAAGCACCCGCCTTCGCTGGCGCAGATCGGCGGTCAGCTATTTAATGCTGCGTTCATCGACAGTCTCGAAGGGGATCTGGAGCATCTGGAAAGGGTCAACCTGCTACTGGACTCTGTGGATCAGAAAGCACTTGAAGAGTTGGCGCCCCTGCGTGCGGTCGAATCAGCCGTAATTGAACCAAGCCAGAGCCTGGACCGAATTGCCGGACGCAAGGTGCGTTTCCTGCCACCGGCACTGCGCTGGCTATTTCGCTCCACTGGTGCCACGACATCCGGTGGTGGCGCATCCGCTGCAAGTTACCTGCTGTTCGAGAAGCCTTATCTCGGTGAATTGATGGAGCTTGGCTACCAGGATGCCATGTGGGAGCGGGACAAACTGAGCGAATTTCTGCGTCCGCGCACGCAGCTGGTGGAAGTCCAGTCAAAAAGTCTTTTTGGAATACGGGTCAAGCCCGCGACGGAAGCAAGCAATGGCAATTCTCCCTCCTGA
- a CDS encoding YhdH/YhfP family quinone oxidoreductase yields MAKGISIADGGFRAMIVQEVAAGKYDQSIVTRSLCDLPAHPVTIAVSHSSLNYKDALSAFGNRAITREYPHTPGIDAAGTVVADSGGTFSPGQQVLVTGYDLGMNTAGGLAERIAVPAEWVAPLPEGLTLREAMVLGTAGLTAALCLEKLLEAGAKPEDGEVLVTGATGGVGSIAVALLAKLGFRVAAVTGKLESAEFLTGLGAWKVLDRETLAPFANKAIAKPLWAWAVDTVGGETLFNVIKCLKYGGGVAACGMASGAQFQANVFPFILRGISLLGVDSVELPLRKKVDVWKKLAGPWYIGEQLQKIAEDISLEQAPEFLARLHRGHGIGRYVVDMAR; encoded by the coding sequence ATGGCAAAGGGTATCTCCATAGCTGACGGTGGTTTTCGTGCGATGATTGTGCAGGAGGTGGCCGCGGGCAAATATGATCAGTCGATTGTTACGCGCTCGCTGTGCGATTTACCCGCACATCCGGTCACAATTGCCGTTTCCCACTCTTCGCTGAACTACAAAGACGCGCTGTCGGCGTTTGGCAATCGCGCCATCACCCGTGAGTATCCACATACGCCAGGCATCGATGCTGCGGGAACTGTTGTCGCCGACAGCGGCGGGACCTTCAGCCCTGGTCAGCAGGTACTGGTGACCGGTTACGATCTGGGCATGAATACCGCCGGCGGCCTGGCGGAGCGCATTGCTGTGCCGGCGGAATGGGTGGCGCCTCTACCCGAGGGCCTTACGCTTCGGGAGGCGATGGTACTCGGTACGGCTGGCTTGACTGCGGCGCTGTGCCTGGAAAAGCTGCTGGAGGCTGGCGCCAAGCCGGAAGACGGGGAGGTGCTGGTCACAGGTGCCACCGGTGGAGTGGGTTCGATCGCGGTTGCATTGTTAGCCAAACTTGGGTTCCGGGTGGCGGCGGTGACAGGGAAGCTCGAGTCCGCGGAATTTCTTACTGGTCTTGGGGCGTGGAAAGTGCTGGACCGGGAGACGCTTGCGCCGTTCGCGAACAAGGCCATCGCCAAACCGCTGTGGGCCTGGGCGGTGGACACCGTAGGTGGCGAAACTCTGTTCAATGTCATCAAGTGTCTGAAGTACGGCGGTGGCGTGGCCGCCTGCGGTATGGCTTCCGGCGCGCAATTTCAGGCCAATGTATTTCCGTTCATCCTGCGTGGTATCAGTCTGCTGGGGGTTGACAGTGTCGAACTGCCGCTGCGTAAAAAGGTTGATGTCTGGAAAAAACTTGCTGGCCCCTGGTATATCGGCGAACAGTTGCAGAAGATCGCGGAAGACATCTCGTTGGAACAGGCGCCGGAATTTCTGGCGCGTCTGCACCGTGGGCACGGTATCGGCCGCTATGTGGTGGATATGGCCAGGTGA
- the nhaB gene encoding sodium/proton antiporter NhaB yields MNVLNDSIPRAGNGLGRAFGENFLGEAPDWYKLTIALFLIINPILLHLTSPFITGWVLIGEFIFTLAMALKCYPLQPGGLLAIEAVLLGMTSSDSVFREVTDNIQVILLLMFMVAGIYFMKSLLLYVFTKLLISVRSKTALSLLFCGVSAILSAFLDALTVTAVLISVAIGFYAVYHKVASNRQAQPDHDHSRDDEVVEYHRSDLDQFRAFLRSLIMHGAVGTALGGVCTLVGEPQNLLIAEKAGWDFAHFFIYMAPVTMPAFAAGLITCVLLEKTKAFGYGARLPDTVREVLASFAREQEQKRTQRDVVELWIQGIVAVILVLSLAFHVAEVGIIGLMIIVLLTAFNGVIQEARIGHAFEEALPFTALLIVFFAIVAVIHEQHLFEPVTHFVLSLEPDRQPGMLFLANGILSMISDNVFVATVYINEVKSALTAGDITREHFDKLAVAINTGTNLPSVATPNGQAAFLFLLTSALAPLIRLSYGRMVMMALPYTVVLTVVALACVVYVI; encoded by the coding sequence ATGAACGTTCTCAATGACTCGATACCCAGAGCTGGCAACGGTCTGGGCCGTGCCTTCGGTGAAAATTTTCTCGGCGAAGCACCCGACTGGTACAAGCTGACCATTGCCCTGTTCCTTATTATCAATCCGATCCTCCTGCATCTGACATCACCGTTTATCACCGGCTGGGTACTGATCGGTGAGTTCATTTTTACCCTGGCCATGGCCCTGAAGTGCTACCCGCTACAGCCAGGTGGTCTACTCGCCATTGAAGCAGTTCTGCTCGGAATGACCAGCAGTGATTCGGTGTTTCGAGAAGTTACCGATAATATTCAAGTCATCTTGCTACTGATGTTCATGGTGGCAGGCATCTACTTTATGAAGAGTCTGCTGCTGTATGTGTTCACCAAGTTGCTGATCAGCGTGCGCTCCAAAACCGCGCTTTCCCTTCTGTTCTGTGGCGTATCCGCGATACTTTCCGCCTTCCTCGACGCTCTCACGGTTACCGCCGTCCTGATAAGTGTCGCCATTGGATTTTACGCGGTGTATCACAAGGTCGCGTCCAACCGGCAGGCGCAACCGGATCACGATCACTCCCGGGATGATGAGGTTGTTGAATACCATCGCTCTGACCTCGACCAGTTTCGCGCTTTTTTGCGCAGTCTTATCATGCATGGTGCTGTAGGAACCGCACTCGGGGGCGTATGCACATTGGTGGGCGAACCACAAAACCTGCTGATCGCGGAAAAGGCCGGTTGGGACTTCGCCCACTTTTTTATCTACATGGCTCCCGTGACCATGCCCGCGTTTGCCGCAGGGCTGATTACCTGTGTTCTACTGGAAAAGACCAAAGCCTTCGGGTACGGCGCGCGGCTCCCCGATACCGTGCGTGAAGTACTGGCAAGCTTTGCCAGAGAGCAGGAGCAGAAACGTACCCAGCGCGATGTGGTTGAACTCTGGATTCAGGGTATCGTCGCCGTGATCCTGGTATTGTCACTGGCCTTCCATGTGGCGGAGGTGGGCATTATCGGCCTGATGATCATTGTGCTACTGACAGCCTTCAATGGTGTCATTCAGGAGGCGCGTATTGGCCATGCCTTTGAGGAAGCATTGCCCTTTACTGCCCTGTTGATAGTATTTTTTGCCATCGTGGCAGTTATTCACGAACAGCATCTGTTTGAGCCGGTCACCCATTTTGTACTGAGCCTGGAGCCGGACCGACAGCCGGGAATGCTGTTTCTCGCGAACGGCATCCTCTCCATGATCAGTGACAATGTGTTCGTTGCAACGGTATATATCAACGAAGTGAAATCGGCACTGACCGCAGGAGATATTACCCGCGAGCACTTCGACAAGCTCGCTGTCGCCATCAATACCGGCACCAACCTGCCGAGCGTGGCCACGCCGAACGGACAGGCAGCATTCCTCTTCCTGTTGACCTCCGCATTGGCCCCCCTGATCCGTTTATCCTATGGCCGCATGGTAATGATGGCTCTACCCTACACCGTGGTCCTCACTGTAGTGGCGTTGGCATGCGTGGTTTACGTCATCTGA
- a CDS encoding DUF4919 domain-containing protein — protein MACGAQGTRENSAALRQQNQSEYRQLLEEAFQLSFTLDFDRLRRAYVASPEYNPYGGVKLKGLPEAYSAVEQAEFDTCLRSVDQVLEYNYMSLEAHMIGVVCSGQAGDFDREDLHRYMVEGLMTSIENSGDGRTQASAFQTISTSELRGFVRLKGLQVLDQSIVYDKQGIYDKMQVRDPESGEEYPLFFNVSEQFASGGAEEE, from the coding sequence GTGGCTTGTGGTGCGCAGGGGACGCGGGAAAACAGTGCAGCGCTGCGGCAGCAGAATCAGAGTGAATACCGGCAGCTGCTGGAAGAAGCTTTCCAGTTGAGTTTCACCCTGGACTTCGATCGGCTGCGCAGAGCCTATGTCGCGTCACCAGAATACAACCCATACGGCGGTGTGAAACTGAAGGGCTTGCCGGAGGCATACAGTGCCGTGGAACAGGCGGAGTTTGACACCTGCCTGCGCAGCGTTGATCAGGTTCTGGAATACAACTACATGAGCCTGGAAGCGCACATGATCGGTGTGGTGTGCAGTGGCCAGGCGGGGGATTTTGATCGCGAAGATCTGCACCGCTACATGGTCGAGGGACTGATGACCTCCATCGAAAACAGTGGCGATGGCAGAACTCAGGCGAGTGCGTTCCAGACCATCAGCACGTCTGAACTGCGTGGCTTTGTTCGCCTGAAAGGCTTGCAGGTGCTTGACCAGTCCATTGTGTACGACAAGCAGGGTATCTATGACAAGATGCAGGTCCGCGATCCGGAATCCGGAGAGGAATATCCGCTGTTTTTCAATGTGAGTGAGCAGTTTGCGAGTGGCGGGGCAGAGGAGGAGTAA
- the rnhA gene encoding ribonuclease HI, which translates to MKQVTIYTDGACRGNPGPGGWGALLMSGGAEKELYGGEPLTTNNRMELMAAIKALSVLNQRCEVDLHTDSQYVRQGITGWINNWKRNGWKTANKKPVKNADLWQALDTAIAHHEVRWHWVKGHAGNPGNERADALANRGIDQLRG; encoded by the coding sequence TTGAAACAAGTCACTATTTATACCGATGGCGCCTGCCGAGGGAATCCCGGCCCGGGAGGGTGGGGAGCTCTGCTGATGAGCGGTGGTGCGGAAAAGGAACTGTATGGGGGAGAGCCCCTGACCACCAATAATCGTATGGAGCTGATGGCAGCCATCAAGGCGTTGTCCGTATTAAATCAGCGTTGTGAGGTGGATTTACACACCGACTCCCAGTACGTGCGCCAGGGGATTACCGGGTGGATCAACAACTGGAAGCGCAACGGTTGGAAAACCGCGAACAAAAAGCCGGTTAAAAATGCAGATCTCTGGCAGGCCCTGGATACCGCGATTGCACACCACGAGGTGCGGTGGCATTGGGTAAAAGGTCACGCCGGAAATCCGGGAAATGAACGTGCGGATGCTCTCGCGAACCGCGGAATTGATCAGCTGAGGGGGTGA
- a CDS encoding class I SAM-dependent methyltransferase, producing the protein MGWRLDKKSLFSREGSELPPLAESSADLSAWFQSGLGREILTQQLALAQPLVEGLFGYHLMQASVAAQVDFAACSRINHRFRLSPCVDAGGAALVEFEQLPLPSESIDVVVLHHLLDFSPHPHQVLREAARVMIPGGHMVLIGFNPFSLLGLSRIFRSSSPYQGGNQLRAARVEDWMNLLDLQAGPVERGFFRLPLQQPDLLARTVWMERMGSRCHLPWGGFYIIVARKEVARMRTIKIDWRGEKKPALRAVPSSPRVAARDRHQKR; encoded by the coding sequence ATGGGGTGGCGATTGGATAAAAAATCCCTGTTCTCTCGAGAGGGCAGTGAGCTGCCGCCATTGGCGGAGTCCAGCGCCGACTTGAGCGCCTGGTTCCAGTCCGGTCTGGGGCGGGAAATCCTGACGCAGCAATTGGCGTTGGCACAGCCGCTGGTGGAGGGGCTGTTTGGGTATCATTTGATGCAGGCAAGCGTCGCCGCGCAAGTAGATTTTGCGGCCTGCAGTCGGATCAATCACCGGTTCCGTTTGAGTCCCTGCGTGGATGCTGGTGGTGCTGCGCTGGTGGAGTTCGAGCAGTTGCCGCTGCCATCAGAGTCCATTGATGTCGTGGTCCTGCACCACCTGCTGGATTTCTCACCGCATCCCCACCAGGTGTTAAGAGAGGCGGCAAGGGTGATGATACCCGGTGGTCATATGGTGTTGATCGGGTTCAACCCTTTCTCGTTACTGGGTCTGTCTCGAATTTTTCGCTCGTCCAGTCCCTACCAGGGCGGCAATCAATTGCGTGCGGCGAGGGTCGAGGATTGGATGAATTTGTTGGATCTTCAGGCCGGGCCCGTAGAGCGCGGTTTTTTTCGTCTGCCTCTGCAGCAGCCTGATTTGCTGGCGAGAACGGTGTGGATGGAGCGGATGGGGAGCCGCTGCCACTTGCCCTGGGGTGGGTTTTACATCATAGTCGCGCGCAAAGAAGTCGCTCGAATGCGCACTATCAAAATCGACTGGCGAGGGGAGAAAAAGCCTGCTCTGCGGGCAGTGCCCAGCAGTCCACGGGTTGCCGCCAGAGATCGTCATCAGAAGCGCTAG
- the nudC gene encoding NAD(+) diphosphatase, translating to MTDFFPAGRVLPHPVFHWHIVVSQGEILCVGGRPLLNELPVSLVEAVDTQSVSHYLGEWRGQACGVHYLSSQVDLPGFEWRGLRSLLGVVDEPVFFLAGRAMQVVDWDLDHQFCGRCGLKTELHLQDRARVCSQCHLAVYPRISPCVIMLLTRGDECLLARHSHHRHSLYTALAGFIEPGENAEQAVAREAYEEVGLKIGSTRYLGTQSWPFPGQLMIGYLAEVCGGTLTPDQDEIMEARWFHRNRVPDIIPPAETLSGQLIRTFIGMG from the coding sequence ATGACAGATTTCTTTCCCGCCGGGCGGGTACTCCCGCACCCGGTATTTCACTGGCACATCGTTGTATCCCAGGGTGAGATACTTTGTGTTGGCGGAAGGCCACTGCTCAATGAGCTTCCCGTTTCGTTGGTGGAGGCGGTAGATACTCAGTCTGTGAGCCATTATCTCGGTGAGTGGCGGGGGCAGGCTTGCGGCGTACACTATTTATCCAGTCAGGTAGACCTTCCCGGATTCGAGTGGCGTGGCCTGCGCAGCCTGCTCGGTGTGGTCGACGAGCCCGTGTTCTTTCTCGCTGGCCGCGCCATGCAGGTGGTCGATTGGGATCTCGATCACCAGTTTTGTGGCCGCTGCGGATTGAAAACCGAGCTGCACCTTCAGGACCGCGCGCGGGTCTGTTCTCAGTGTCATCTCGCCGTGTATCCCCGTATTTCCCCCTGTGTGATTATGCTGCTTACTCGTGGTGATGAGTGTCTGCTGGCGCGCCACTCCCATCACCGCCATTCGCTCTACACGGCCCTGGCGGGGTTCATCGAACCCGGGGAAAATGCCGAACAGGCCGTCGCCAGAGAGGCATATGAAGAAGTCGGGCTCAAAATAGGGAGTACCCGTTATCTGGGTACTCAGTCCTGGCCATTTCCCGGTCAGTTGATGATCGGGTATCTGGCAGAAGTTTGCGGCGGCACACTGACTCCGGATCAGGATGAAATCATGGAGGCGCGCTGGTTTCACCGCAACCGGGTTCCCGACATTATTCCGCCCGCGGAAACACTGTCTGGTCAATTAATAAGAACATTCATCGGGATGGGGTGA
- a CDS encoding cation/multidrug efflux pump, producing MYIAITFVIAFLALLLVFWGGKVLLKGNWLLGFLRGTVGLLFLGGALLIVLVALDVYSYRNLADEHSVGTVSFERLGEQHYMVKFADEDGISQEFQLYGDQWQLDARMLKWKGALSRWGIEPAYRLDRLSGRYLTLQDERNKERSVHALAESEHGVDVWNLLRNMDNSLPVVDAVYGSATFLPMQDGAVYEVRISHTGLLARPLNQQAQTALNEWR from the coding sequence ATGTATATCGCCATTACGTTTGTTATTGCATTTCTCGCGCTGCTACTGGTGTTCTGGGGCGGCAAGGTTCTACTTAAGGGCAACTGGCTGCTGGGGTTTCTCCGCGGCACAGTAGGACTTTTATTTCTCGGTGGGGCTTTGCTGATCGTGCTCGTGGCACTGGATGTCTACAGTTATCGGAATCTTGCCGATGAACACAGTGTGGGAACCGTGTCTTTTGAGCGCCTCGGCGAGCAGCACTACATGGTGAAATTTGCGGATGAGGATGGCATTTCCCAGGAGTTCCAGCTCTACGGCGACCAGTGGCAGCTGGATGCGCGAATGCTGAAGTGGAAAGGCGCGTTGTCACGCTGGGGTATCGAGCCGGCCTATCGACTGGACCGCCTCAGTGGTCGTTATCTGACGCTGCAGGACGAGCGTAACAAAGAGCGTTCGGTACATGCGCTGGCGGAAAGTGAGCATGGTGTCGACGTGTGGAACTTGCTCCGGAATATGGACAACAGTCTGCCTGTGGTCGATGCGGTTTACGGCAGTGCAACGTTCCTGCCAATGCAGGATGGCGCCGTGTATGAGGTGCGTATCAGTCACACGGGATTGCTTGCGCGCCCGCTGAATCAGCAGGCGCAAACCGCTCTGAATGAATGGCGATAA
- the dnaQ gene encoding DNA polymerase III subunit epsilon: MRQVVLDTETTGLDPKSGHRIIEIGCVELVNRKLTGRHYHQYINPEREVDDGAIEVHGITNEFLVDKPVFAQIADEFMTFCDGAELVIHNAPFDVGFINAELKRLANPRWQSVAAHCGVLDTLALAREKHPGQKNNLDALCKRYFVDNSQRDLHGALLDAEILADVYLIMTGGQTDLALAGSENNGEQSEDKPEQQLEVGAIRRLSADRIPLAVVRASVEEQEAHEQFLGLLEKSSGKHFW, encoded by the coding sequence ATGCGCCAGGTTGTGCTGGACACGGAAACTACAGGCCTGGATCCTAAATCCGGCCACAGAATTATCGAAATTGGTTGTGTAGAGCTGGTTAACCGCAAGCTAACGGGCCGCCACTATCATCAGTACATCAATCCAGAGCGCGAAGTGGATGATGGCGCGATCGAGGTGCACGGTATTACCAACGAGTTCCTCGTGGATAAACCTGTATTTGCACAAATTGCCGATGAGTTTATGACTTTCTGTGATGGAGCGGAGCTCGTCATTCACAATGCGCCCTTCGACGTAGGGTTTATTAACGCCGAATTAAAGCGCCTGGCTAATCCACGTTGGCAGAGTGTTGCTGCCCACTGCGGTGTGCTGGATACCCTGGCACTGGCGCGTGAGAAACACCCTGGCCAGAAAAACAATCTGGATGCCCTTTGCAAGCGTTATTTTGTCGATAATTCTCAGCGGGATCTGCACGGGGCTCTGCTCGATGCGGAAATTCTGGCTGACGTTTATCTGATCATGACCGGTGGGCAGACGGACCTTGCGCTCGCCGGATCGGAAAATAACGGTGAGCAGAGCGAGGATAAACCGGAGCAGCAATTGGAGGTGGGTGCCATTCGTCGCCTGAGCGCGGATCGGATTCCGCTTGCTGTGGTGCGTGCGAGTGTGGAAGAGCAGGAGGCGCATGAGCAATTCCTCGGGCTCCTGGAAAAGTCCTCCGGCAAGCATTTCTGGTAG
- the gloB gene encoding hydroxyacylglutathione hydrolase, producing MITIHPIPAFNDNYIWHLRQGDEHWVVDPGDANPVFDALGDNRLSGILLTHHHPDHTGGVEALMNAYQCPVYGPATIAQVTHPLVDGDHPTLIGCHWDVLAVPGHTLDHIALVLHAGEELHLFCGDTLFAAGCGRLFEGSPEQMFDSLSRLARLPADTRVYCAHEYTEANLKFARAAEPGNSAIASRLVSVKQVRAENRPTLPSTIGLECATNPFLRTQSPTIRALACERGAPADASPVEIFTVLRRWKDTF from the coding sequence ATGATCACAATCCACCCTATTCCAGCCTTCAATGACAACTATATCTGGCATCTGCGACAGGGGGATGAACACTGGGTTGTGGATCCGGGGGATGCCAACCCGGTCTTCGACGCCCTGGGCGACAACCGGCTGTCAGGCATTCTGCTGACTCACCATCATCCTGATCACACCGGGGGTGTTGAAGCCCTGATGAACGCCTATCAATGCCCGGTTTACGGGCCCGCAACCATAGCGCAGGTGACCCATCCGCTGGTCGACGGAGACCACCCCACGCTGATCGGCTGCCACTGGGATGTGCTGGCCGTGCCCGGTCACACACTGGACCACATCGCCCTGGTGTTACATGCCGGTGAAGAATTACATCTGTTCTGCGGCGATACACTGTTTGCCGCAGGCTGTGGCCGTCTGTTCGAAGGCAGCCCGGAGCAGATGTTTGACTCTCTCTCCCGGCTCGCCCGCCTGCCCGCCGACACCCGGGTTTACTGTGCCCATGAGTACACCGAAGCCAATCTGAAATTCGCCCGGGCGGCCGAGCCCGGGAATTCGGCGATCGCGTCCCGTCTGGTATCGGTAAAGCAGGTTCGTGCTGAGAATCGCCCGACACTTCCATCGACCATCGGGCTGGAATGCGCCACCAACCCCTTCCTTCGCACCCAGTCCCCGACCATTCGCGCCCTGGCGTGCGAGCGGGGCGCCCCCGCAGACGCATCGCCTGTTGAAATTTTCACCGTTTTGCGTCGCTGGAAGGACACTTTTTGA